The Lactobacillus acidophilus DNA segment GTAATTGAAAGCCATGAAATAAGTGCCCATCATAGGCCATTGTCATTTTATATCTAGTTAACATAATTAGTGTGTCCTAAAAATTAATAATAATCCTACTAAAAGTACAAAATAGCCTAAAGAAATCAAATCATATTTTGACCAATTTAATACACGATATTTCGTTCTACCGCTACTTCCCCGATATCCTCTTGATTCCATTGCAGTTGACAAATCAAGAGCTGTCTCTAACGAATGAATAAACAAAGGAACTAAAATTGGTGTAACTGCTTTTGCCCTTTTTATTAATCCGCCATCATTAAAATCAGCCCCACGTGATCTTTGTGCATTCATTATTTTTAACGTTTCATCAAATAACGTAGGCACGAAGCGCAAAGCAATCGAAATTACTAATGCAATTTTATCTACTGGAACTTTAAATATTTTTAGCGGTTTAAGTAACCACTCCATTGCATCTGCAATTTCCAAAGGCATTGTGGTAACAGTCATTACAGTTGATATCAAAATAATTAGTGTAAATCTAATAAAAATATAAATTGCATTAATCAAACCATAGCTTGAAAGTGTAAAAATCCACCATTGCCAATAGATCTTACCACCCGTCATAAAAAATAGCTGTAATAGCGATGTAAAGAATATTAACCCAATCAAAGGTTTAACTCCATCCCAAAATACATTTATTTTTAATCCTGTAGCAAAAACTGCTAAAAAGCAAAATAAAGTAATGATTGCATATGT contains these protein-coding regions:
- a CDS encoding energy-coupling factor transporter transmembrane component T family protein yields the protein MSKIIVGRYIPGHSLIYKMDPRGKLLITILFIFVIFLANNPLTYAIITLFCFLAVFATGLKINVFWDGVKPLIGLIFFTSLLQLFFMTGGKIYWQWWIFTLSSYGLINAIYIFIRFTLIILISTVMTVTTMPLEIADAMEWLLKPLKIFKVPVDKIALVISIALRFVPTLFDETLKIMNAQRSRGADFNDGGLIKRAKAVTPILVPLFIHSLETALDLSTAMESRGYRGSSGRTKYRVLNWSKYDLISLGYFVLLVGLLLIFRTH